Genomic window (Primulina eburnea isolate SZY01 chromosome 8, ASM2296580v1, whole genome shotgun sequence):
AGCCTACCACAGTTTCAGTTGTTCAACCAATTGAAGAACTTATTTCTGAATCAGCTGAGCAACCAACTGAAGAACTAGCTACTATTTCAACTGATCAACCTCCTACAGAGCCTCAGATTCTACTCTTGTTCTGAATCTTTCTTCTTCTCCACAGCTTCAACAGGAAGCTATACCAGAGGATACTTCAGAAATGGTCAATCTTGAAACTGGAACAACTGACAGGGCCATGTTGATCTTTAATCAAGAAAACCAGGAACCAGAAGCCTCTGGAGCCATGTCTCCTGGTATATCAATAGAAACTGAATCTTTGTTTGAAGAATTTCAGGCTATTCATACCAACCTTGTCGGTGTAATGACTTTCTTTTCTGACATCAAGTCAACCCAATTTTTGCACACTACGAGGTTCAACTCTATAAAGGAGAATACCATGGGAAGACTACAGGAAATCAAAAAGGACGTAACTTCATTATTTTTCCAAATGGAAGAACTTCGAAAAGATAGAGCAGTCAGCTGAAGCTCATTTCCAAACTCAAGCCTTGGTTACAAGACGTCTTGATTTTTTTGGAAAAGAGTGTCTCTGAAAGAATGGATTTGTTGCAAGAAATCATGATGAATGCATTATCAAACCTCTTCTCTTATGTGCGGATGTTATCCAAAAAGGTTGATgcatttgacaaaaagggggaagaagaagaaaaagatcAGCCGGAGCAATCTACAAAGTTGATCGACAAGAAATGGAAGACTTTTTTGGCAGATTTTTGAAGTTTATTTTTGTCAGTTAGAAGATTATTTATTCTTTTAtcctttgtacgaatctgtgcATTGAAAGAgctattttatctacaatgagttcagttgatcagttcttatttttttaagttttgtcaaacatcaAAAAgtgggaaattgttggaaactgaatttcgGAAGTTTGACGAACTGAGCGTTTAATAGATTtaactaactgatcaagaaAACTGACAGAAACTGATCTAAAATATGCAAACTATCGGTTGTCCATAACTGAAGATTAGTGCGTAGTTTCTCAAAGAAAACTGACTGATCaattggaactgatcagttactacTAGCAAACTGAACTATgcagacaactgactgatcaatttgaactgatcagttactatAATCAGTTGTAAGCTTATCAACTCTATTCTATCAGCTAATTCTTCAGctatacacgtcatcagttaaggaaAAGGACGTTCAACCAACAACTACACACAAGCTGACTGCAACAAGTAGTGGGATAGCCGCATGTCAGAaaagttgcagtgtacgattgtcaaaAGAATGTTGATGTGGCAAACAACGGATAAAAAGTTTCaaatcaaatttaatattaCTGTTGGaggcaaagcctataaatagtagagaagaacagctgaaaaaaatataatactcTTAATCTCAACTCCGAATCTGAATCAACCCGATTGATATACCGTTACTCTTCTAAAATCTTTGCTTACTCTTATTATATACAttcatagcattcaaggctatactTCTAGCTTGAAAGCACAAACCGTTATTGTTATAAAACTTGATCTTGGAGAGATCACTTATGCTAAGTTATTTCAGTCCATTTGAGTAATGTAAAGTGttttgtaactaagagtttcagtttgccattgttaagtccaaaactgaagtgggtctgtacaactgtttgtatcaatcaaagtcttttagtgaatatcatatccttgtgatagaaggtgtgacgtaggagtgtttgaaatctccaaaCATGCATAAAAACTTGTGTCTTCTTATTTCGATTTTTATTGTATCTATCAGTTggtttatttccgcacttttattgttaactgattgatcGACTGACAAGATTCTCGAGTATCGATTTATCACTAAAATGACTcaagaaaagagaaaatttgtgaaaattgttagtgtttattcaacaccccctccccccttctaaacactctttcacctttaaccgatcctatcaatcTAAGTTCCGGAACTCAGTGAATGATAGTGATCGAGTAGGGCAAGATGAACGCAAATATTTTACCGAGGAACCTATAAATATGGTACATGGTGAATATGATAGTTATGCTGAGAATCCAAACCAATTCCATAAGCTACTTGAAGATGCCGAAAAACCTTTATATCTGAGATGTGTTAAATTTACAAAGTTATCTGCACTTGTGAAATTATATAACTTGAAGGCAAAATATAGTTAGATTGATAAAAGTTTCActgatttatttagtttgttTGAACAAATGCTTTCAGATGACAATGATTTTCCTTTATCTTTGTATGATGCAAAGAAAAGCTTATGTGCTTTAGGGATGGATTATGTGAAAATTCATGCTTGTCCTAATGATTGTATCGTATAACGTGAGGATTATGAGGATTTTACCAGTTGCCCTATTTTCGAGATGTCATGGTGGAAGTTGTGTAAAAATTCTACGATAAATGGAGGAGTTCCTATAAAGGTCCTTCGATACTTCCCACCTATTCCGAGATTTCAAATATGGTTTTAGCAGAAGGTGATATCTAAATAAATAACTTGGCATgctgataaaagaatttgtgaTGGATACTTGCGTCATCCGGCTGATGCACCCTCTTGGAAAGTAGTTGATCACAACTGGCAAAATTTTTCTTTCGAGCCAAGAAATCTAAGATCGGTCATATCAGCAGACGACATCAATCCACATAGTTTGATGAGTTATGCATATAGTTGTTGGCCAATTGGGATGATCACCTACAACCTTCCTCCAAGTTTGTGTATGAAGAGAAAATTTATGATGCTCACTTTGTTGATTTCTGGTCACAAACAACCGGAAAATGATATTGATGTCTACTTAGCACCTCTAATTGATGACTTAAAACTTTTATGGGATATAGGTGTTGATACATATGATGcatatcgaaaagaaattttctCGCTTAGAGCTGCGTTACTATGGACGATCAATGGTTTTCCTGTATATGGGAACATGTCAGGTTGTATTGTAAAAGGATATCATGCATGTCCAATATGTGGTGAAGAAACATATTCGACGAGGTTGAAACATAGTAGAAAGTTTGCATATACAGGCCATAGAAGGTTTCTTCCTACAATTCATCTGTATCGAAGACAAAAGAAACCATTTAACGAGAACCAAGAGTTTATACTCGCACCAAAACCATTAACTGGGCATGAAGTTttagaaagagttgaaagaattaattaTCGGTTGGGAAAAATGAGTGGGAAACTTCAGTTGAACGTAGGTGATGAGAAATCATGTTGGAAAAAGAAATCTATATTCTTCGAACTTATTGGAAACATCTACATGTTCGACATGTTCTTGATGTCatacatattaaaaaaaaattgtttgtgaAAGTCTCATCGGTACGTTACTTGATATTTCAGGGAAAACAAAGGATGGAGTTGCAACAAGACTAGACCTCATGGTGATGAATTTGAGGACTGATTTGATACCAAAGATATGGTAGAAAAGAACGTATTTGCTAGCAGCCTGTTATACACTAAGCAAGTccgagaaaaaaaaatttgcaattCTCTGTTTGGAATAAAGGTCCCTACAGATTActcatataatattaaaaacctCGTGTCGATGAAGGACTTGAAACTTGTTGGCCTTAAGTCACACGACTATCACACTTTGATGCAACTATTGCTCCTAAACATGTTAGAGATACTATCACTCGGTTGTGTGGGTTCTTCAATGTGTTATACAATAAAGTGATAGATGTCTCAAAGTTGGATGAGATGCAAAGAGAGATTGTGATGATATTGTGTTTACTAGAAAAATATTTTCCCCCATCTTTTTTGATATAATGATTCATTTGACTGTTCATGTTGTGCGCGAGTAAAAATTGTGTGGCCCAGTTTGTTTTAGGCATATGTATCCATTTGAAAGAATCATGAAGATATTGAAAGGCTATGTGCAAAATCGCAATCGGCCTGGAGGCTGTATAGCCGAACGTTGTATTGCTGAAGAGGCTGTGGAATTTTGCTCGGACTATATGTCTAGTGTAGATACAATTGGTATCCCATCAATGCATCGGAGAGTACAACTCACTAAGCCTCTGTCTGGTTCAGTAATGCACTACACTAGCGATGATGAATTGAATCAAGCACATCGTTATCTATTGGAAAATGTTGTTGACGTTGAGCCTTATATCGAGTAATTTCTTTGCCTAGTAATACTTTCTTGCTATTTTTTTACATTCAATTGGTTAACTTATCCTTACTCATTTCATCAGGGAACACATGGCATTTTTGGATGCAAAATTTCCTCATAAGATTGAGTCCAAACGATAGTTACAAGATGAGCATAACCGAACCTTTATCAACTGGTTACGTGATAGTGTAAGCTGTCTAAATATCAGTATTATGGAGTTTTTTAAAACTTAGGGATAAATTTTAGCAATTTGTGAAATTTAGGTTGGAAGTGCAGTTGGCAATTCCACTCGTGAAATTTCAGAAAGATTGAAGTGGGTAGCGCGCGGACCTAGCAAACAAGTGTTAAAGTACTCTAGTTATTTGATTGATGGGGTCACTTATCATACAAAAGAGCGAGATATACGAGTTGTGCAAAATTCCGGAGTAAGCTTCGCAAAGACAATACAAATTGCTAGTGCAAAGGATAAAAAAACCAGTTGTGTCATACATGATTTTTTATGGAGATATTCAAGAAATATAGGAACTTGATTACCAAATGTTTCAAATTCCAATGTTTAAATGTAATTGGGTTGAGAATATTAACGATATTCAAGTTGATGATTTTGGTTTCACATTGGTAAACTTGAAGAGAATTGGATTCAAGTCTGACTCTTTTATCTTGGGCAGTCAAGCAAAGCAGGTGTTTTACATTGAAGATCCTCAAGTTTCTGCATGGCATGTTGCACTTGCAAGTCCCACTAGAGAGTACATTGACTACATGAATGATGATGAATTGGAAAATGATGTAACCCACTATCAATGTTTTACACGAGGgtctatgtcaatggatgttgATGGAATAGATGAAAATGAACAGCCATGCATTCGTGAAGATTGTGATGGGTATTGGGTTGACAATAATTAAGTGCAATCCTAAATGACTTGAACCAACATAATAGGTTACATTCTCTTACTGTTCTACATATTACAATTTTATGtagaaagaaaaataaagaagTGAATACTAATTTTTTATGACATACATTGCATAGTACATTTTCCTGATTGCCTAACAAATTGTAAATGCTTGCAGGATGTCAAAGAATGACAAGCCTAAACAGAATACTGCATATTCTGCCAATGACAATAGTTGTGGGGGTAAAACAGTTTTGGAATCTATAGAAACCGAAACAACAAGATCATCTAGAGGTCGTACACGTTTGGATAGGCTTGTTAGACAAATGGTTCATGGTATTAGAAAGGATGTAAGGTTCAATAAATTGGGACAGTTAGTAGGAGAATTTGGAGGTGAGAAGCAAAGTTATATTGGAGTTCTTCTTCGAGAAAAGTTAAAGATAAGTTATCAGAATTGGAAGAAGGTTCCAAATGATGTCAAAGAATTAATATGGGAATCGGTTAATGTAAGTTAAATGTTTagactattttaattagtttTCGTATGgttataatatgtttaatgttaTGGGTTAATATGACTTCTACAGCTGGCATACAATATTGATCAAAGCTGGAAGAAGGGAAGTCTGAACTCTGCAAATAACAAGTGGCGACAGTATAAAGCTTTTCTCACTCAAAGTTCGTTCTTAGCAAGCGGGATAAAACTGAGGATTTGAAAGAACCACCTACTGGGTTTGGTATTACACAAGATGATTGGAGTTCTTTTGTAATCAATCGTTTGTCTGATGACTTCACAGTAAGATTCTTAATTTGTTATTTTCAAATAAGTAGCCCATAACAAATTATTTATATTGAAATATGATATATGTGGGCAATGTtcaattaattagaaagtacgTGATGAACAAAAGAAGATAAGAAAGCAAAACATATACACCCATCATATGTCTCGCAAAGGATATGCACATTTCACCGACGAAATagtaagtatgattttaataaatcTGTCTAAATATAAATATCATACATATTTTTTGTAGGCAGATGAGTTATGTGACGATGATGAGATAAATTGAGCAATTACGTGGAAGAAAAGACGAGTCAATATGAAGGCAATGAGTTGAAATTAACAATAGAAAATATTGTAAGCAAACAATATATGAAAAAGAATAATTTTTGTTCATTATAACTGTTTTTAGTATCTTGTTCTTTTGTGCATGACATGATGGTTATGTGCAACAAAAACTCGAGGATATGTTGCAATTTGAAGAGGGAAAAAATGATATCCTCACGAAAGCATTGGATTCACATGAACATTTTGGTCGTGTGAGAGGTGTTGGAGGTCATATCACGCCAAGCATCTACTTTAATATTGGTAGAATATGGAAGAGTCCTATTTTTTATGACCATATAatccttaataaaaaaaaaaaagttgatgGAGGCGAAGATATTAATCTCAAAACAAGATGCACGCATCGCATAACAAAATGCACACATATTAGATAAAGATGCACGCATATAGAGACTTGAAGAAGTGTTCAAAAAGGGTGCAACCAACTTTGAGATTGAAGAAAAAATGTAGTTGCTCAGTAAAGTTGCATCCCACGAGTGACGATAAAATCAAAAAGAGTGTCTCGAACTATGCAACTTCGAATGATAATGACGTGAAAGCTTCGAGAAATGCTGATTTTTTGCAGGTAAATATTTAATTGTGGTTATATCACTTTGCATTATTTTTTTAGGATTGAATATGGCTAAATTTTGGTTGTATTAGCTTTGAGCAAAGAAAAAGGTAGCTGATTATTTCAATTGTCCATGACTATGATTTGTATCCATTTATAACATGCTTATTTGTCTTCTAGGGTAAGCCGATTGCATTGGCATTGGAATCTAGGACCAATATTATTGTCTACGGTACAATTGTCCATGTCAATGCGACTGATAAATTACTTCATGGTCTTCCATTACCCATGAGTCGCATGCACATATCCATTGATAATGCTGTGGAAAAATTATCACATTTTCTATTTCCAAATGAATGTGATACTCTTGGTGATGCTATAGGAATACATGTAGCTTGGCCAGCACACTTAGTAATAATGCAAGATGAGGTCATTgtcatattatatttaaatttaaagtatCATAAAGAATTCAATATTACAGCTAACAATATTTATTACTATTTACTGTTTATTGATTGTTTTTTTACTAATATTACCACtgtgtttttactatttatcaATGGAAACGTGCATGCAACTCATGAGTAATGAAACACCCTGAAGTAATTTATCAGTCGCATTGACATGGATAATTGTACCGTAGGCAACAATATTGGTCCTAGATTCCAATGCCAATGCAACCGGCTTACCCTAGAAGACAAATAATCATGCTATAAATTGATACAGATCATAGTCATGGACAAATTGCAATAATCAGCTACCTTTTTCATTGCTCAAAGTTAATACAACCAGAATTTCGCCAGATTCAATCCTAATAAAATACTGCAAAGTAATATAACCACAATTAAATATTTACCTGCAAAAAATCAGCATTGGTCGAAGCTTTCACATCAACATCATGCAAAGTTGCATAGTTCGAGACACCCTTTTTGATTTTATCGTCACTCGTGGGATGCAACTTTAGTGATCAACTACCTTTTTTTCAATCTCAAAGTTGCTTGCACCCTTTTTGAACATTTCTTCCAGTCTCTGTTTGCCTGCATCTTGATCTAATATGCGTGCATTTTGTTCTGCGATACGTGCATCTTGTTCTGAGATTAATATCTTCGCATCCATCAACTCCTTTTTTGATTAAGGATTATATGGTCATCAACAAGATGACTCTTCCATATTCTACCAAAATATTAAAGTAGATGCTTGCCATGATATGTCCTCCAACACCTCTCACGACCAGAATGTTCATGTGAATCCAGTGCTTTCGCGAGGATatcatttttttccttttcaaatTGTAACGTACCCTCGAGTTTTTGTTGCACATAACCATCTTGTCATGCACAAAAGAACAAGATAATTACTAAAAACAATTATAATCAACAAAAAGTATTCATTTTTATGTATTGTTTGCTTACAATATTTTCTATTGTCGATTTCAACTCATCGCCTTCATATTGACCCTTCTTATTGACCCGTCCTTTTTTTCCACATAATTGCCCGATTTATCTCATCATCGTCACATAACTCATCTGACTGCAAACAATATGTATGATATTTATATTTAGGCAgattaattaaaatcatacttactATTTCGTCGACGAAACGTGCATATCCTTTGCGAGACATACGATGGGGGTATAGGTTTTGCattcttcttttcttttgttCATCACATACTTTCCAGTTAATTGAACATTGCCCATATATATCATATTTCAATAGAAATAATTTGTTATGGCCTACTTATTTGAAAGTAACAAATTAAGAATCTTACCCTGAAGTCATCAGACAAGCGACTGATCACAAATGAACTCCAATCATCTCTTGTAATACCAAACCTAGTAGGTGGTTCTTTCAAATCCTCGGTTTTATCACGCATGCTAAGAATGAATTTTGAGTGAGAAAAGCTTTATACTGTCGCCACTTGTTATTGGCAGAGTTCAGATATCCCTTCTTCCAGCTTTGATCAATATTGTACGTCAGCTGTAGAAGTCATACTAACCCATAACATTAAACATATCATAACCATACGAaaactaattaaaatagtctAAACATTTAACTTACATTAACCGATTCTCATATTAATTCTTTGACATCATTTGGAACCTTCTTCCAAGTCTGATAACTTATCTTTAACTTTTCTCGAAGAAGAACTCCAATATAATTTTGCATCTCACCTGCAAATTCTCCTATATGCTGCCTCAATTTATTTAACCTTCCATCATTTCTAATTCCATGAACCCTTTGCCTAACAAGCCTATCCAAACGTGTATGACCTCTAGATGATCTTGTTGTTTCGGTCTCTATAGATTCCAAAACTGTTTTTCCCCCATAACTATTGTCATTGGCAGAATATGCATTATTCTGTTTAGGCTTCTCATTCTTTGACATTCTGCAAGAATTTACAATTTGTTAGGCAATCAGAAAAATGTACAATGCAACGTATgtcataaaaaaattagtattcacttctttatttttatttctacaTTAAACTGTAATATGCTGAACAGTAAGGGAATGTAACCTATTATGCTAGTTCAAGTCATTTAGGATTTCACTTAATTATTGTCAACCCAATACCCATCACAATCATCACGAATGCATGACGGTTCATTTTCATCTATTCCATCAACATCCATTGATATAAACTCTCGTGTAAAACATTGATAGTGAGTTACAGCATTTTCCAATTCATCACCATTCATGTAGTCAATGTACTCTCTGGTGGGACTTTGCAATTACAACATGCCACGCAGGATCTTGAGGATCTTCTCAATGTAAAGCACCTGCTTTGCTTGACAGCCCAAGATAAAAGAGTCGGACTTGAATCCAATTCTCTTCAGATTTACCAATGTGAAACCAAGATCAACTTTAATACCGTTAATATTCTCAACCCAATTATATTTGAACATTGGAATTTGAAACATTTGGTAATCAAATTCCCATATTTTTTGAATAACTCTATAAAAAATCATGTCTGACACAACTGGATTTTTATACTTTGCACTAGCAACTTGCATTGTCTTTGCGACTAAGCTTACTACGGAATTTTTGACAACTCGTATATCATCTCGCTCTTTTGTATGATAAGTGACCACATCAATCAAATAACTAGAGTACTTTAACACTTATTTGCTAGGTCCGCACGCTACCCACTTCAATCTTTCTGAAATTTCACGAGTGTAATCGCCAACTTCACTTGCAAACTACATTTCACAAAGTGCTAAAATTTATCCCTAAGTTTTATAAAACTTCATAATACGGATATTTAGACAGCTTACACTATCACGTAACCAGTTGATAAAGGTTCAGTTATGTTAATCTTGTAACTACCCTTTGGACTCAGCCTTGTGAGGAAATATTGCATCCAAAAATGTTATGTGTTCCCTGATGAAATGATTAAGGATATGTTAACCAAttgaatgtaaaaaaaaatagcaaGAAAGTACACCAAACATAGAATTGCAAAATTTTCTTTTCTCGGAATTACTTAGTGTATAACAGGCTGCTGGCAAATACGTTCTTTTCTCCCCCATCTTTGGTATCAAATCAGTCCTCGAAATCATCTCCATGAGGTCTAGTCTTGCTGCAACTCCATCCTTTGTTTTTCTTGGAATGTCAAGTAACGTACCGATGAGACTTTGACAAACATTTTTTCCAATATGCATCACATCAAGAACATGTAGATGTTTCCAATACTCAAGTTCAAAAAATGTATATTTCTTTTTCCAACATAATTTATCATCACCTACGTTCAACTGAACACTACAAGAAAGACGCCCAACAACAacggttaaaaaccgttgtcgtagcctttttaaaactgtttttaaccgttgtctttgtcctaaaagacaacagttttacaACGGTGAAAAGAAAACGGTTTTTCACCATTGTCTGTGACCGCATCCTTAAACAACACAGTTTttaacaacaatttaaaaagacctacgacaacggtgaaaaaccgttgtcttttttcataaaaaaacaaaaaataattattttatattttttcagtattataaatcattcaaaattcgaaataaaatttagtataaattttttataaattattataaatcACTACATGTTCAAAATTCGAATCATAATTCTATATACACTAAAAAATAGATCTATACATTAATCTTAATAAACTTGAAATCTTCCCTTTAACATATATTAGCAGGCGACTCGAGCTAGTACTAATTTCACAACTACACTTTCTTGAGCCGAGATTTTCATAAAAGCCACAACAATATCTTTTCTTTTGCTTTGTATATCCAAACTGTAAATTATtcaacaaaaacacaaaatcatTAACACAATTCAAGTACTAAATCAAATAGAGCATATGGCGAATACTATCTTCAAACTGTAATGGAATTACCGTGACAACTTGTTTCCATGTCTCCTGAcataatttagaaaaaaaaaacaccaaGATAAAATCGCCGAGCAAGTGGCTAAATTCAGAGTAGCTCAcactatataataaaaaataattcattTGACAAAAGTTAATAAAGTTGCACCGACTCATTTGAAGCATGACAAGCAAGCAACAAGTTACGAGGCTGTACCATCCATGCAAACCTCATGAACAATGCAGAATATACACACATGGCTGCATCATGTAAA
Coding sequences:
- the LOC140839402 gene encoding uncharacterized protein isoform X1, whose product is MQYFLTRLSPKGSYKINITEPLSTGYVIVMSKNEKPKQNNAYSANDNSYGGKTVLESIETETTRSSRGHTRLDRLVRQRVHGIRNDGRLNKLRQHIGEFAADVQY